One genomic window of Desulfobacterales bacterium includes the following:
- a CDS encoding sulfite reductase, which yields MEQEEANAKIIDALKKKEKSKTKFYFNDLSKILELSPMKAKKFINKMIEEGILEYWSSGSTTMYGLKGAGVQASAEHESPQE from the coding sequence ATGGAACAAGAAGAAGCCAATGCCAAAATAATAGATGCTCTTAAGAAAAAAGAAAAATCAAAAACAAAATTTTATTTTAATGATTTATCAAAAATTTTAGAATTAAGCCCTATGAAAGCTAAAAAGTTTATCAATAAAATGATAGAAGAAGGTATATTAGAATACTGGTCAAGCGGAAGTACTACTATGTATGGGCTTAAAGGAGCGGGAGTTCAGGCATCAGCAGAACATGAATCTCCACAAGAATAA
- the dsrB gene encoding dissimilatory-type sulfite reductase subunit beta yields MAFISSGYNPNKPMENRITDIGPIKYDAFYPPVIKKNKGKWLYHEILEPGVLVHVSETGEEVYTVRVGGARLMSVTHIREICEIADKHCDGYVRFTTRNNVEFMVDSKDKVKPLKDDLLSRKFKGGSYKFPVGGTGAGITNIVHTQGWIHCHTPATDASGPVKAAMDVLFDDFTSMRLPAHLRVSLACCLNMCGAVHCSDIAILGYHRKPPMIDHEYANKVCEIPLAISACPTAAIKPSKIKLESGEVNSVAVNQKRCMFCGNCYTMCPALPLADDTGDGIVIMVGGKVSNRISTPTFSKVAVAFIPNEPPRWPKTTDVIKNIVEVYASDANKYERLGEWAERIGWERFFEKCNIEFTHHLIDDFRDPAYYTWRHTTQFKF; encoded by the coding sequence ATGGCTTTTATATCATCTGGATATAACCCTAATAAACCGATGGAAAACAGAATTACAGACATCGGTCCAATAAAATATGATGCATTTTACCCACCGGTAATAAAAAAGAATAAAGGCAAATGGTTATACCATGAAATTCTTGAACCTGGAGTTTTAGTGCATGTTTCCGAAACTGGTGAAGAAGTTTATACAGTTAGAGTCGGTGGTGCAAGATTAATGTCTGTTACCCATATTCGCGAAATTTGCGAAATCGCTGATAAACATTGTGATGGATATGTAAGATTTACAACAAGAAACAATGTTGAATTTATGGTTGACAGTAAAGATAAAGTTAAACCTTTAAAAGATGATTTATTAAGCAGAAAATTTAAAGGTGGAAGTTATAAATTCCCAGTAGGCGGAACTGGCGCAGGTATTACAAACATCGTTCATACCCAAGGCTGGATTCATTGCCATACTCCTGCAACAGATGCTTCAGGTCCAGTTAAAGCAGCTATGGACGTTCTTTTTGACGATTTTACAAGCATGAGGCTCCCTGCACATCTTAGAGTTTCTCTTGCTTGCTGTTTGAATATGTGCGGTGCAGTTCATTGTTCAGATATCGCTATTTTAGGTTATCACCGTAAACCACCAATGATTGACCATGAATATGCAAACAAAGTTTGCGAAATCCCTCTTGCAATTTCAGCATGCCCAACAGCAGCTATAAAACCATCAAAAATTAAATTAGAAAGCGGAGAAGTTAACAGTGTTGCTGTAAATCAAAAAAGATGTATGTTCTGCGGTAACTGCTATACAATGTGCCCCGCTCTTCCTCTTGCTGATGACACTGGAGATGGAATTGTTATAATGGTTGGTGGAAAAGTTTCTAATAGAATTAGTACTCCTACATTCTCTAAAGTTGCGGTTGCATTTATTCCAAATGAACCTCCAAGATGGCCAAAAACAACAGATGTAATTAAAAATATAGTTGAAGTATATGCAAGTGATGCAAACAAATATGAAAGACTTGGTGAATGGGCTGAAAGAATTGGATGGGAAAGATTCTTTGAAAAATGCAATATTGAATTTACTCATCATCTTATTGATGATTTTAGAGATCCTGCATATTATACATGGAGACATACTACCCAGTTTAAATTTTAA
- the dsrA gene encoding dissimilatory-type sulfite reductase subunit alpha yields the protein MAKHETPMLDQLESGPWPSFVSDIKQEAEARAKNEKKVEFQIPQDVCEDLLGVLELSYKHKRTHWKHGGIVGVFGYGGGVIGRYCDQPQAFPGVAHFHTIRVNQPAGKFYSTEYLKKLCDLWDFRGSGITNMHGSTGDVILLGTQTHQIEEIFYELTHNMNQDLGGSGSNLRTPSDCVGQARCEYACYDTQAICHALTLEYQDQLHRPAFPYKFKFKFDGCPNCCVASIARSDMSFIGTWKDDIKVNQEAVKAYVGGELKPNAGAHSGRDWGKFDIQKEVIDLCPTKCMRYEDGKLEINNKECTRCMHCINVMPRALRIGDDRGLSILVGAKAPILDGAQMGSLLVPFIKAEEPYDEIKEVIEKIWDWWMEEGKNRERLGELIKRQGFQRMLEMVGIKAMPQHVQEPRHNPYIFWKEEEVEGGWQRDINEFRKHHQR from the coding sequence ATGGCAAAACATGAAACCCCGATGTTGGACCAGTTGGAAAGCGGTCCATGGCCTAGCTTTGTTTCCGATATTAAGCAGGAAGCTGAAGCTCGAGCAAAAAATGAGAAGAAGGTTGAATTCCAAATTCCACAGGATGTATGTGAAGATCTTTTAGGAGTTCTTGAGTTATCTTATAAACACAAAAGAACTCACTGGAAACATGGAGGAATAGTTGGCGTATTTGGATATGGTGGAGGCGTTATAGGTAGATATTGCGATCAGCCTCAAGCGTTCCCAGGTGTTGCTCATTTCCATACTATCCGCGTAAATCAGCCAGCTGGTAAATTTTATTCTACTGAATACTTAAAAAAACTCTGTGATTTATGGGATTTCAGAGGCAGTGGAATCACAAATATGCATGGTTCTACAGGAGATGTTATTCTTTTAGGAACCCAAACACATCAAATAGAAGAAATATTCTATGAACTTACCCATAATATGAACCAAGATTTAGGTGGTTCAGGTTCAAACTTGAGAACTCCTTCGGATTGCGTTGGCCAAGCTCGCTGTGAATATGCTTGCTATGATACTCAAGCAATCTGTCACGCATTAACATTAGAATATCAAGATCAATTACATCGTCCAGCATTTCCTTATAAATTTAAATTTAAATTTGATGGATGTCCAAACTGCTGTGTTGCTTCAATTGCTCGTTCAGATATGTCTTTTATCGGGACATGGAAAGACGACATAAAAGTTAACCAAGAAGCGGTTAAAGCTTATGTAGGCGGAGAGCTTAAACCAAATGCTGGTGCCCATTCAGGACGAGATTGGGGTAAATTCGATATTCAAAAAGAAGTAATTGATTTATGCCCAACAAAATGTATGCGTTATGAAGACGGCAAGCTCGAAATCAATAATAAAGAATGTACACGATGCATGCATTGTATAAATGTTATGCCAAGAGCTTTAAGAATAGGTGATGATAGAGGTCTTTCTATATTAGTCGGAGCAAAAGCCCCAATACTTGACGGAGCTCAAATGGGTTCACTCCTTGTTCCTTTCATAAAAGCTGAAGAACCTTATGATGAAATTAAAGAAGTTATCGAAAAAATTTGGGATTGGTGGATGGAAGAAGGCAAGAACAGAGAGCGACTTGGAGAACTTATTAAACGTCAAGGCTTCCAGAGAATGCTTGAAATGGTTGGTATTAAGGCAATGCCTCAACACGTTCAAGAACCTCGCCATAATCCTTATATCTTCTGGAAAGAAGAAGAAGTTGAAGGCGGCTGGCAACGAGATATTAACGAATTTAGAAAACATCATCAAAGATAA
- a CDS encoding O-acetyl-ADP-ribose deacetylase, whose translation MNRVIKTFLNGRVNIVVGDITKEKIDAIVNAANSTLMGGGGVDGAIHQVGGPKILEECKKLRQTEFTNGLPTGQVAITTGGNLPCKYVIHTVGPIRGKHEDEEKLLANCYKNSLNIAVEKKITTIAFPSISTGAYGYPLDEAANIASTTISDFLKNDNSIKEVRLVFFTHKTAEFFLENENFNDYDENF comes from the coding sequence ATGAATAGAGTGATTAAAACATTTTTAAATGGCAGAGTAAATATAGTTGTAGGCGATATAACAAAAGAAAAAATTGATGCAATAGTGAATGCAGCTAATTCCACACTTATGGGAGGTGGCGGAGTTGATGGTGCGATCCACCAAGTAGGAGGTCCAAAGATTTTAGAAGAATGCAAAAAACTTAGACAAACTGAATTTACCAATGGCCTTCCTACAGGACAAGTTGCAATAACTACAGGAGGCAACTTACCATGTAAATATGTCATCCATACCGTAGGCCCTATAAGAGGCAAGCATGAGGATGAAGAAAAATTATTAGCAAACTGCTATAAAAATTCTCTAAATATAGCTGTTGAAAAAAAAATTACAACTATAGCCTTTCCATCTATTTCTACAGGAGCTTATGGCTATCCTCTGGATGAGGCTGCAAATATTGCGTCTACAACAATTTCTGATTTTTTAAAAAATGATAATTCAATAAAAGAAGTCAGGCTTGTATTTTTTACACATAAAACTGCAGAATTTTTTTTAGAAAATGAAAACTTTAATGATTATGATGAAAATTTTTAG
- a CDS encoding mannose-1-phosphate guanylyltransferase/mannose-6-phosphate isomerase has protein sequence MIIPVILAGGSGTRLWPLSRELYPKQLINLVDDKTLLQKTVLRFKGYNDIEPPMIVCNDEHRFMVAEQLREINVNPDTIILEPIPKNTAPALAAAAALIALSRNIDPLLLILPADHSIEDIEAFHNSLKLAKHYASQDYLITFGIIPNRPETGYGYIKTGDCPQNKEKTFFQNKAYFIEKFVEKPDLNQAKLYVDSKEYLWNSGMFMMSASCAIEELSKYAPEIVNACKKSVNAGINDLDFFRLDKNSFNESPIDSIDYAIMEKTDKGIVVSLDAGWNDLGSWDALWETGKKDKNNNVIKGDVLTYDVQGSFLHSTSRLIAAVGLSEHIVVETSDAVLISPKNKVQDVKILVNILKSRKREEAISHKKVYRPWGSYESIVSSENFKVKRIIVKPGAKLSLQKHFHRSEHWIVVKGTAIVRNGDKEFLLREDESTYIRLGYEHRLENPGKIPLELIEVQTGRYLEEDDIVRFEDVYGRGN, from the coding sequence ATGATAATCCCTGTTATTCTTGCAGGAGGCTCAGGAACAAGGCTTTGGCCACTATCTCGAGAGCTTTATCCAAAACAACTTATTAACCTGGTTGATGATAAAACCCTGCTTCAAAAGACCGTCCTTAGGTTTAAAGGCTATAATGATATTGAACCTCCAATGATTGTCTGCAATGATGAACACAGATTTATGGTTGCTGAGCAGCTTAGGGAAATAAATGTAAATCCTGATACAATTATACTGGAACCAATTCCTAAAAATACAGCTCCTGCTCTTGCTGCTGCGGCGGCTCTTATAGCCTTATCAAGAAATATTGATCCTTTGTTGTTAATTCTTCCCGCTGATCACAGTATTGAAGATATTGAAGCTTTTCATAACTCTTTAAAATTAGCCAAGCATTATGCCTCTCAAGACTATCTCATTACATTTGGTATAATTCCGAATAGGCCTGAAACAGGTTATGGATATATAAAAACAGGAGACTGTCCTCAAAATAAAGAAAAAACTTTTTTTCAAAATAAAGCTTATTTTATCGAAAAATTTGTTGAAAAACCTGATTTGAATCAAGCAAAACTCTATGTTGACTCTAAAGAATATCTTTGGAATAGCGGAATGTTCATGATGTCAGCGTCTTGCGCCATTGAAGAGTTATCAAAATATGCTCCAGAAATTGTTAATGCCTGCAAAAAATCTGTAAATGCTGGAATTAATGACCTTGATTTTTTTAGATTAGATAAAAATTCATTTAATGAAAGCCCTATTGATTCCATAGATTACGCAATAATGGAAAAAACTGATAAAGGCATTGTAGTTTCTCTTGATGCTGGATGGAATGATTTAGGCTCATGGGACGCCTTATGGGAAACAGGAAAAAAAGATAAAAACAATAATGTTATAAAAGGAGATGTTCTTACTTATGATGTGCAAGGCTCTTTTTTACATTCAACAAGCCGACTAATTGCAGCGGTAGGTCTTTCAGAACATATAGTTGTTGAAACATCAGACGCTGTTTTAATATCTCCTAAAAATAAGGTTCAAGATGTTAAAATTCTTGTAAATATCCTAAAATCACGAAAAAGAGAAGAAGCCATAAGTCATAAAAAAGTTTATAGACCTTGGGGATCCTATGAATCAATTGTATCTTCAGAAAATTTTAAAGTAAAAAGAATAATTGTAAAGCCAGGAGCAAAATTATCTTTGCAAAAACATTTTCATAGATCTGAACATTGGATTGTAGTCAAAGGAACAGCTATTGTTAGAAATGGCGATAAAGAATTTCTTCTTAGGGAAGATGAATCAACATATATAAGGTTAGGATACGAACATAGATTAGAAAATCCTGGTAAAATTCCCCTTGAATTGATTGAAGTTCAAACAGGCAGGTATCTTGAAGAAGACGATATTGTAAGATTCGAGGATGTTTATGGCAGAGGAAATTAA
- the rfbB gene encoding dTDP-glucose 4,6-dehydratase, which translates to MKNILVTGGCGFIGSNFIRYVIKETDFKGTIINVDKLTYAGNPLNLIDIQEEFKGRYIFIKEDICSKDKIEEIFDKYNIDSVCHFAAESHVDRSIAAPDTFIETNIKGTFNLLEVCRKKIDRIELFQHISTDEVYGSLGDTGYFTENTCYNPNSPYSASKASSDHLVKSYFATYGLPVIVSNCSNNYGPYQFPEKLIPLMILNAFNNKSLPVYGDGLNIRDWLYVRDHCSAIWLIMNKGRKGETYNIGGDTEIQNIKVVEQICNIIDEIKTPENSTKNLINFVKDRPGHDRRYAIDCTKLKTELGWKPEETFETGIKKTINWYVENKQWIDSVLTGEYRSWIEKQYKLWHPSY; encoded by the coding sequence ATGAAAAATATTTTGGTTACAGGCGGATGTGGATTCATTGGATCAAATTTTATAAGATATGTCATTAAAGAAACAGATTTTAAGGGAACAATAATAAACGTTGATAAATTGACCTATGCTGGAAATCCTTTGAATTTAATTGATATTCAAGAAGAATTTAAAGGTAGATATATTTTTATTAAAGAAGATATATGTTCTAAAGATAAAATTGAAGAAATATTTGACAAATATAATATCGACTCTGTATGCCATTTTGCTGCAGAATCCCATGTTGACAGGTCAATAGCGGCCCCAGACACATTTATTGAAACCAATATAAAAGGGACTTTCAATCTTCTTGAAGTTTGTAGAAAAAAGATCGATAGAATAGAATTATTTCAGCATATAAGCACTGATGAAGTCTATGGAAGTTTAGGAGATACAGGTTATTTTACTGAAAATACCTGTTATAACCCTAATAGCCCTTATTCAGCTTCAAAAGCTTCATCCGACCACCTTGTAAAATCTTATTTTGCTACATATGGACTTCCAGTTATAGTGTCAAACTGTTCAAACAACTATGGGCCTTATCAATTCCCTGAAAAACTTATTCCTTTAATGATTTTAAATGCTTTTAACAACAAATCATTACCTGTTTATGGAGATGGATTGAATATAAGGGATTGGCTTTATGTAAGGGATCATTGTTCAGCAATATGGTTAATAATGAACAAAGGCCGAAAAGGTGAAACCTATAATATAGGTGGAGATACTGAAATACAAAACATAAAAGTTGTGGAACAAATCTGCAACATAATTGATGAAATTAAAACTCCTGAAAACTCTACAAAAAATCTAATCAATTTTGTAAAAGACAGACCTGGTCATGACAGGCGATATGCTATTGACTGCACAAAATTAAAAACTGAACTCGGATGGAAGCCCGAAGAAACTTTTGAAACAGGCATAAAAAAAACAATTAATTGGTATGTAGAAAATAAACAATGGATTGATAGCGTTTTAACTGGAGAATATAGATCATGGATAGAAAAACAATATAAATTATGGCATCCTTCATATTGA
- the rfbD gene encoding dTDP-4-dehydrorhamnose reductase, with amino-acid sequence MKVLITGGKGQLGYECEKIFATEHETKAIDIDELDITNFEKVESFVLNYKPDIIINCAAYTMVDACETDKAKAWDVNVRGPRNLAEISSKYNIKLVHISTDYVFDGNRKIPLPYKEIDAPKPLSYYGKTKFEGEEAINSALDKYIILRTAWLYGINGQNFFKTILRIALKKQSQKDESPIKVVNDQFGSPTWVYTLALQIKKLIENNGNGLYHATSEGYCSWYDFAKYFLSKMNIPHKIIPCSTEEFPRPASRPKNSILENERLKLEGMNVMNDWQYDVDEFISQYHDLLIYEQMKVI; translated from the coding sequence TTGAAAGTCTTAATAACTGGAGGCAAAGGCCAGCTTGGCTATGAATGTGAAAAAATTTTTGCAACAGAACATGAAACTAAAGCAATTGATATTGATGAGCTAGATATAACTAATTTTGAAAAGGTTGAAAGCTTTGTTTTAAACTATAAGCCAGACATTATTATAAATTGTGCTGCCTATACAATGGTAGATGCTTGCGAAACAGATAAAGCAAAAGCATGGGACGTTAATGTTAGAGGTCCTCGAAATTTAGCTGAAATAAGTAGCAAATATAATATCAAACTCGTTCATATATCAACAGATTATGTTTTTGATGGAAATAGAAAAATCCCATTACCTTACAAAGAAATTGATGCTCCAAAGCCATTATCATATTATGGAAAAACCAAGTTTGAAGGAGAAGAAGCAATAAATTCAGCCTTAGACAAATATATCATTTTAAGAACAGCTTGGCTTTATGGTATAAATGGGCAAAATTTTTTTAAAACGATTTTACGAATAGCTCTAAAAAAGCAATCCCAAAAAGATGAAAGCCCAATAAAAGTAGTAAATGACCAATTTGGATCTCCTACTTGGGTTTATACTCTTGCGCTACAAATAAAAAAACTAATAGAAAATAATGGAAACGGTCTATATCATGCAACATCTGAAGGTTATTGTTCATGGTATGATTTTGCCAAATATTTTCTTTCTAAAATGAATATTCCCCATAAAATTATTCCTTGTTCTACAGAAGAATTTCCAAGACCAGCTTCAAGACCTAAAAATTCGATACTCGAAAATGAACGACTAAAATTAGAAGGAATGAATGTTATGAATGATTGGCAATATGATGTTGATGAGTTTATATCACAATATCATGATTTATTGATTTATGAACAAATGAAGGTGATATAA
- a CDS encoding endonuclease/exonuclease/phosphatase family protein encodes MRFCFVFCLAFFVLGNNADARIFKFASYNVEALFDIENNGTEYPEYVPNSYSGWNKKIFKIKIENIARVIQNIEADIIALQEIESKTALIALCDELKTKGSNYPYYEIDATRGASIRCAIISKFPIIKKEAVYVDKSRNILKATIDIDGKHLIIFVNHWKSKKHPESSRIVAAKALKKAIDKLDDDSDFILCGDFNSNYNEYKTLKNNPDLDDTKGKTGINHILCTIHDSKLVNEKKLISQKSNEYLYNLWLEIKSKRRWSYNFFGKKGSLDNIIVSKGLYDNKGISYIDNSFDKFTPNYLFYKKQIYRWQISDKGKGRHLGKGYSDHLPIFAYFSTESFKFKNSSKK; translated from the coding sequence ATGAGATTTTGTTTTGTTTTCTGTTTAGCTTTTTTTGTTTTAGGTAATAATGCTGATGCACGGATATTTAAATTCGCAAGCTATAATGTGGAAGCACTTTTTGATATTGAAAATAACGGAACAGAATATCCAGAATATGTCCCAAATTCTTATTCTGGATGGAATAAAAAAATATTTAAGATAAAAATTGAAAATATAGCGCGAGTAATACAAAATATTGAAGCTGATATTATAGCGCTTCAAGAAATTGAATCAAAAACAGCTCTCATCGCCCTTTGTGATGAATTAAAAACAAAGGGCTCAAATTATCCCTATTATGAAATAGACGCCACAAGGGGAGCGTCTATAAGATGCGCCATTATATCTAAATTTCCTATAATCAAAAAAGAAGCTGTATATGTTGACAAAAGCAGAAATATTCTTAAAGCTACTATTGACATTGATGGTAAGCACTTGATAATTTTTGTAAATCATTGGAAATCGAAAAAACATCCTGAAAGTTCAAGGATAGTTGCTGCTAAAGCTTTAAAAAAAGCAATCGACAAACTCGATGATGACTCTGATTTTATCCTGTGTGGAGATTTTAATTCAAACTACAATGAATATAAGACATTAAAGAATAATCCTGATTTGGATGATACAAAAGGAAAAACAGGTATTAATCATATTCTTTGCACAATACACGATTCAAAACTTGTTAACGAAAAAAAACTTATAAGCCAAAAATCAAATGAGTATCTATATAATTTATGGCTTGAAATTAAGTCGAAACGCAGGTGGTCCTATAATTTTTTCGGTAAAAAGGGCAGCCTTGATAATATCATAGTATCTAAAGGACTCTATGACAATAAAGGCATATCTTACATAGATAACTCATTTGATAAATTCACACCAAATTATTTATTTTATAAAAAACAAATATATAGATGGCAAATTTCAGATAAAGGAAAAGGAAGGCATCTTGGTAAGGGCTATTCTGACCATCTCCCTATTTTTGCCTATTTTTCAACTGAATCTTTTAAATTTAAAAACAGCTCAAAAAAATGA
- a CDS encoding cysteine desulfurase: MEMINFDHISASPLLPEVKQAMIDIINGEYGNPSSQHKIGEKAFVAIDNARTSLAELINCRDSKEIVFTSGGTESINHAIKGVAFANAEKGKHIVTSNIEHNAVVRSLRRLKTMGYEVTSLSVDESGKVNPEDVVKAITNETILVSIMHSNNEIGTIQNIKEIAQITKEKKIIFHTDAVDSVGIVPIDVQELGVDLLSFASNTFYGPTGVGGLYIRKACRIFPLLDGGMQENNKRAGAENLIGIVGMGVAAEIAKRDMDKRLVHLKSLKNKFINDIPKYIDEYYINGNVENSLPNLVSISIKYIEGESVVLMLDDENFAVSTRSACASGSLRTSHVLLSIGRDSADAQGTLVITFGINNTEAQVTKFLESLKIVVKSLRDISPLYKGK; this comes from the coding sequence ATGGAAATGATAAATTTTGACCATATTTCTGCGTCACCTTTACTTCCTGAAGTAAAACAAGCGATGATTGATATAATAAATGGAGAGTATGGTAACCCATCAAGTCAGCATAAAATTGGAGAAAAAGCTTTTGTTGCCATTGATAATGCAAGAACATCATTAGCTGAACTAATAAACTGTAGAGACTCTAAAGAAATTGTTTTCACATCAGGAGGCACTGAATCCATCAATCATGCAATAAAAGGAGTTGCCTTTGCTAATGCTGAAAAGGGAAAACACATAGTAACTTCCAATATTGAACATAACGCTGTTGTGAGAAGCCTTAGACGCTTAAAAACAATGGGATATGAGGTAACATCTTTATCGGTTGATGAATCTGGAAAAGTTAACCCAGAAGATGTTGTAAAAGCTATCACCAATGAAACAATCCTTGTTTCTATAATGCACAGCAATAATGAAATAGGAACGATACAGAATATAAAAGAGATAGCTCAGATTACAAAGGAAAAAAAAATAATTTTTCACACAGACGCCGTTGATTCAGTAGGTATAGTTCCCATTGATGTTCAAGAATTAGGCGTTGATTTGTTAAGCTTTGCTTCAAATACCTTTTATGGGCCTACAGGAGTTGGCGGCCTATACATTAGAAAAGCCTGCCGTATTTTTCCCCTTCTTGATGGAGGTATGCAGGAAAACAATAAAAGAGCAGGAGCTGAAAACTTAATAGGCATTGTAGGCATGGGAGTTGCCGCTGAAATTGCAAAGCGCGATATGGATAAAAGGTTAGTTCATCTAAAAAGTCTAAAAAACAAGTTTATTAATGATATACCTAAATATATTGATGAATATTATATAAATGGAAATGTTGAAAACAGTCTTCCTAATCTTGTTTCTATATCAATAAAATATATTGAAGGTGAAAGCGTAGTGCTTATGCTTGATGATGAAAATTTTGCTGTATCAACTCGTTCAGCTTGTGCTTCTGGTTCTTTAAGGACATCCCATGTTCTTTTGTCTATAGGAAGAGATTCTGCGGATGCTCAAGGAACACTTGTAATTACGTTTGGAATTAATAATACTGAAGCACAGGTGACTAAATTTTTAGAATCATTGAAAATAGTAGTAAAATCTTTAAGAGATATATCCCCGCTTTATAAGGGAAAATAA
- the nifU gene encoding Fe-S cluster assembly scaffold protein NifU: MYSKTVMDHFRNPRNVGTIDNANGIGEVGNPLCGDMMTLYIKVNDDNLIEDVKFQTFGCGSAIAVSSMLTELAKGKTLDEAKKITNKDVAKALEGLPKNKLHCSNLGADALQKAIKDYEEKKSGKVKTDSRNIEPPIAESHDEHKHDDQCHCSYCDSDLPDGATFCKACHSDILAKLENNA, from the coding sequence ATGTATTCAAAAACAGTTATGGATCATTTTAGGAATCCAAGAAATGTTGGAACTATCGACAATGCTAATGGAATAGGAGAAGTTGGTAATCCTTTATGCGGCGATATGATGACTCTTTACATAAAAGTTAATGATGATAATTTAATTGAAGATGTTAAATTTCAGACATTTGGCTGCGGCTCTGCTATCGCTGTTTCAAGCATGCTTACTGAGCTTGCAAAGGGAAAAACTTTAGATGAAGCTAAAAAAATAACTAATAAAGACGTAGCAAAAGCCCTTGAAGGTCTTCCAAAAAATAAACTCCATTGTTCCAATTTAGGAGCTGACGCCCTTCAAAAAGCAATTAAAGATTATGAAGAAAAAAAATCTGGAAAAGTTAAAACTGATTCAAGAAACATAGAGCCACCAATAGCTGAATCCCATGATGAACACAAACATGACGATCAATGTCATTGCTCCTATTGTGATTCTGATCTTCCTGATGGAGCTACTTTTTGTAAAGCCTGTCATTCAGATATTCTAGCTAAATTAGAAAATAATGCATAA
- a CDS encoding UDP-3-O-acyl-N-acetylglucosamine deacetylase yields MTIYSKQRTIGKPVSCSGVGVHSGQKVNLTLKPAPINHGIKFSRVDLPNKPIIPALFRMVVDTSLATVIGKDGFIVSTIEHLMSCFSGFSIDNILVEVDAYEVPIMDGSGALFSELIEKSGVVEQEGLKYFIAMTKPIEIEANEKFVGIYPYSTYKITCTIEYDHPLIKTQTYSIDMFDGSFEKEISKARTFGFFHEVEYLKKYGFAKGGSLDNVIVIGKDCVLNEKGLRYKDEFVRHKILDCIGDFSLLGMPLLGHVIAKKSGHAFNHKLIEEIFSKKDSWKTMSIEEYMKL; encoded by the coding sequence ATGACTATTTACAGCAAACAAAGAACAATAGGAAAACCAGTGTCTTGTTCTGGAGTCGGAGTTCATTCTGGTCAAAAAGTGAATTTAACACTAAAACCAGCTCCAATTAATCATGGAATTAAATTTTCCAGAGTTGACCTTCCTAATAAGCCAATAATTCCCGCTCTTTTTAGAATGGTTGTAGATACAAGCCTTGCAACTGTTATAGGAAAAGATGGCTTTATAGTCTCAACAATTGAGCATCTTATGTCCTGTTTTTCTGGATTTTCAATCGATAATATTCTTGTTGAAGTAGATGCTTATGAAGTTCCAATTATGGACGGAAGTGGTGCACTCTTTTCAGAATTAATAGAAAAATCAGGGGTAGTAGAACAGGAAGGCTTAAAATATTTTATTGCAATGACTAAGCCCATTGAAATTGAAGCAAACGAAAAATTTGTTGGAATTTATCCCTATTCCACTTATAAAATAACCTGCACAATTGAATATGATCACCCCTTAATAAAAACTCAGACTTATTCCATTGATATGTTTGATGGAAGTTTTGAAAAAGAAATAAGCAAAGCAAGAACTTTTGGTTTTTTCCATGAGGTGGAATACTTAAAAAAATATGGCTTTGCAAAAGGCGGTTCCCTTGATAATGTAATAGTTATTGGTAAAGATTGTGTTTTAAACGAAAAAGGTCTTAGATATAAAGACGAATTTGTAAGACATAAAATTTTGGATTGCATAGGCGATTTTTCTTTGCTTGGTATGCCCCTTTTAGGCCATGTAATTGCTAAAAAGTCAGGCCATGCATTTAACCATAAATTGATAGAAGAAATTTTTTCCAAAAAAGATTCTTGGAAAACAATGTCTATAGAAGAATATATGAAGTTATGA